In Bufo gargarizans isolate SCDJY-AF-19 chromosome 6, ASM1485885v1, whole genome shotgun sequence, a single genomic region encodes these proteins:
- the LOC122941056 gene encoding telethonin, whose product MLGKPETHEDGTMAELSCQVKEDNTDRRERYSAEWLDTSVFSRPEESCNARDANVWRRESFKQQGKTHFLVQCSPAQIMRMGRLGHRLTQYQLPYQRTLPLPIFKPADLTTKMDRMATPPQLRGMIEFERALSNPGNDGSCQDKIPVSQITKELPPVMQPARMEFSKPNLASSFSRSMSQEAQRG is encoded by the exons ATGCTGGGGAAGCCAGAAACACATGAAGATGGCACTATGGCCGAGTTAAGTTGTCAAGTGAAGGAGGACAACACGGACCGGAGGGAGCGCTACTCTGCAGAATGGCTGGATACATCTGTCTTCAGTAGACCAGAGGAGAG CTGTAATGCTCGTGATGCCAATGTTTGGAGGCGGGAAAGCTTCAAACAGCAGGGGAAAACACATTTCCTCGTCCAATGTTCTCCAGCTCAGATCATGAGAATGGGTCGTCTTGGTCATCGCCTTACTCAATATCAACTTCCCTACCAGAGAACTCTACCCCTGCCTATCTTCAAGCCAGCAGACCTTACTACCAAGATGGATCGCATGGCAACACCTCCACAGCTTCGTGGCATGATTGAGTTCGAGAGAGCCTTAAGCAATCCAGGCAATGATGGGTCATGTCAAGACAAGATACCCGTCTCTCAAATCACCAAAGAGTTGCCTCCAGTCATGCAGCCAGCACGTATGGAATTCTCTAAACCCAACCTGGCATCTTCCTTCTCCAGATCTATGTCACAGGAGGCTCAGAGGGGTTAA